One Spinacia oleracea cultivar Varoflay chromosome 4, BTI_SOV_V1, whole genome shotgun sequence DNA segment encodes these proteins:
- the LOC110797246 gene encoding uncharacterized protein isoform X2, whose translation MRNPRSQVTGFSSSPTSQFSEPPDIKKWFSSYNYQSPELNTNEDFCFSHGVDDKERGLFVEDSETEDEGNFEDLAEINRSVAIRKSIEEAKKHDSPSVPVVEVPAFPDSLSIPSEPPDITKWFSSYVYESPELDSADFDVPLSSGYTFGDVKEVDKEKEVLLKESPVTEVEDELLSYSETIITPSGVENRKNPPVDGLERSNFLPKNSSYLKRTSDQRTSEELNDCNTLPDKSVVYPRNKDEDLLPVKATYGRGKRVVETAEKNTEKKFTAAETNTGWISLNRKPREEYSRSIIKERGEHISPENQFSSMKNKARPRINKENSPVKSDCFSDGKNDKRLRREILRETTNFNLSHLPEVAGKWKCPQKHKPDTGPPMKQLRLERWIHKI comes from the exons ATGAGAAACCCCAGATCTCAG GTCACAGGCTTTTCATCCTCTCCAACTTCACAATTTTCTG AGCCTCCTGACATAAAGAAATGGTTTTCAAGTTACAATTACCAATCTCCTGAATTGAACACAAATGAAGATTTCTGTTTTTCTCATGGGGTTGATGATAAAGAGAGGGGATTGTTTGTTGAAGACAGTGAGACTGAAGATGAAGGAAACTTTGAAGATTTAGCTGAGATTAATCGATCCGTTGCCATTCGTAAATCCATTGAGGAAGCTAAGAAGCATGATTCTCCATCTGTTCCTGTTGTTGAG GTTCCAGCTTTTCCAGACTCGCTCTCAATTCCATCTG AGCCTCCTGACATAACGAAGTGGTTCTCCAGTTATGTATACGAATCTCCAGAACTAGACAGTGCTGATTTTGATGTTCCACTTTCAAGTGGTTATACTTTTGGTGATGTAAAAGAGGTTGACAAAGAAAAGGAAGTTCTTTTAAAGGAGTCGCCTGTAACAGAAGTCGAAGATGAACTACTCAGCTACTCAGAGACAATCATTACACCTAGTGGAGTTGAGAACAGAAAAAACCCTCCA GTGGATGGTTTAGAAAGAAGCAACTTTCTTCCCAAGAACAGTTCATATCTCAAAAGGACTTCTGATCAGAGAACTTCAGAAGAACTGAATGATTGCAATACCCTCCCAGATAAATCTGTTGTATATCCAAGAAATAAAGATGAAGATTTATTACCAGTAAAGGCTACTTACGGTAGGGGTAAGAGAGTTGTTGAAACTGCTGAAAAAAATACAGAGAAGAAATTTACAGCTGCTGAAACAAATACTGGCTGGATATCTCTGAACCGTAAACCAAGAGAAGAATATTCCAGAAGCATCATAAAGGAGAGGGGTGAACACATATCTCCAGAAAATCAGTTCAGTTCGATGAAGAATAAAGCTAGGCCAAGGATAAACAAGGAAAATTCTCCTGTGAAGTCAGATTGTTTTTCTGATGGGAAAAATGATAAAAGGTTGAGAAGAGAGATTCTTAGAGAAACAACCAACTTTAACCTTTCTCATTTGCCAGAGGTTGCTGGGAAATGGAAATGTCCACAGAAACATAAACCAGATACTGGACCTCCTATGAAGCAGCTCCGACTTGAGAGATGGATTCATAAGATATGA
- the LOC110797247 gene encoding uncharacterized protein isoform X2, whose product MQTNTQFRQTSLPANSCPKFTPLIPFLPTSEFQRSSRTSLSQEMMPLDAPIDVVEDTNHDHDDVHFIAPLDIISNTDVKIDMPTEISPPAPLASSSDEKLVKAAHQWQNNITGVGQRFNSVAEFREALRKYAIANQFAFRYKKNDSHRVTVKCKAEGCPWRIHASRLSTTQLICIKKMNPEHTCEGGIHTTGYQATRSWVAGIIKEKLKVSPNYKPKDIVNDIKQEYGIQLNYFQAWRGKEIAKEQLQGSYKEAYKQLPSFCEKIMESNPGSLATFTTKDDSSFQRLFVSFHASLYGFQQGCRPLLFLDSIALKSKYQGTLLAVNAADGDDGVFPVAFAVVDAETDDNWRWFLLQLKSGMQTPGSITFVADRHKGLKESIAEIFEGSFHGYCLRYLTENLIRDLKGHFSHEVNRLLVEDFYAAAYASKLEDFQRYIDSIKSISIEAYEWVIRSEPEYWANTFFKGARYNHLSSNFGDMFYSWASEAHELPITQMVDVIRAKILDLICARKSESAQWLTRLTPSMEEKLEKENLKVSQLQVLISVGSTFEVRGDTVETVDIDQWECSCKVWQLTGLPCCHAVAVIGCMGRTLYEYCSQYFSVESYRLTYSETVNPVPSTNGSFQNDSSQAAVTVTVTPPPTRRPPGRPTKKLFGSQEVVRRQLQCSRCKGMGHNKSTCKEILVEQ is encoded by the exons ATGCAGACAAATACACAATTCAGACAGACCTCCCTCCCTGCAAATTCTTGTCCCAAATTTACTCCTTTAATCCCATTTTTACCCACTTCTGAATTTCAAAG GTCGAGCAGAACCTCTTTATCTCAGGAAATGATGCCACTTGATGCCCCCATTGATGTGGTGGAGGATACTAATCATGATCATGATGATGTGCATTTTATTGCTCCTCTTGATATTATTTCCAATACCGATGTCAAGATCGATATGCCAACTGAAATTTCTCCACCAGCGCCCCTCGCTAGCTCCAGTGATGAGAAACTTGTGAAAGCTGCTCATCAATGGCAGAATAACATTACTGGTGTTGGTCAGAGATTCAATAGTGTTGCAGAGTTTCGTGAGGCGTTACGTAAATACGCAATTGCCAATCAATTTGCATTTAGATATAAGAAGAATGATAGTCACCGTGTGACTGTCAAATGCAAAGCCGAAGGTTGTCCTTGGAGAATTCATGCATCAAGGCTATCAACCACGCAGCTAATTTGTATCAAAAAGATGAACCCTGAACATACTTGTGAAGGAGGTATTCATACCACAGGTTATCAAGCAACTAGAAGTTGGGTTGCAGGTATTATAAAAGAGAAGTTGAAAGTGTCCCCAAATTACAAGCCCAAGGATATTGTAAATGATATTAAACAGGAATATGGAATTCAATTGAATTACTTCCAGGCGTGGCGCGGTAAAGAAATTGCCAAGGAGCAACTGCAAGGTTCTTATAAAGAAGCTTATAAGCAGTTACCAAGTTTTTGTGAAAAGATAATGGAGTCAAATCCGGGGAGTTTAGCTACTTTTACAACCAAAGATGATTCGAGTTTTCAACGTCTCTTTGTCTCATTTCATGCCTCGTTATACGGATTCCAGCAAGGTTGTCGGCCTCTACTTTTTCTTGATAGCATAGCGTTGAAGTCTAAGTACCAAGGAACACTTCTAGCTGTCAATGCTGCTGATGGGGATGATGGTGTCTTTCCAGTTGCTTTTGCTGTGGTTGATGCTGAAACTGATGATAACTGGCGATGGTTTTTATTGCAGTTGAAGTCAGGGATGCAGACACCTGGTTCAATAACATTTGTAGCAGACAGACATAAGGGGTTGAAGGAATCAATTGCTGAAATATTTGAGggttcatttcatggttactgttTAAGGTACTTGACTGAGAATCTTATTCGGGACCTGAAAGGGCATTTTTCTCATGAAGTGAACCGCCTCTTGGTTGAGGATTTCTATGCTGCTGCTTATGCTTCTAAGCTTGAAGATTTTCAGAGATACATTGACAGCATCAAGAGTATCTCCATAGAAGCTTATGAGTGGGTCATACGAAGTGAACCTGAATACTGGGCAAATACTTTCTTTAAGGGTGCAAGATATAATCATCTCTCATCAAACTTTGGTGATATGTTTTATAGCTGGGCATCAGAGGCACATGAGTTGCCCATAACACAGATGGTCGATGTTATCAGAGCTAAGATACTAGACCTAATTTGCGCACGGAAATCGGAGTCAGCACAGTGGTTAACGAGGCTAACTCCATCTATGGAAGAAAAACTGGAGAAGGAAAACTTGAAAGTCTCTCAACTTCAAGTTTTGATCTCAGTTGGTAGTACATTTGAAGTACGTGGAGACACCGTAGAAACAGTTGACATTGATCAATGGGAATGTAGTTGCAAAGTGTGGCAGTTGACTGGTTTACCTTGTTGCCATGCTGTAGCTGTTATTGGTTGCATGGGAAGAACTCTGTATGAATATTGTTCCCaatatttttcagttgaaagTTATAGGTTGACATACTCTGAGACGGTAAATCCTGTTCCAAGCACTAATGGGTCGTTTCAGAATGATTCATCTCAGGCTGCTGTGACAGTGACGGTTACACCTCCTCCTACACGTCGGCCTCCAGGCCGGCCCACAAAGAAGCTTTTTGGCTCACAGGAGGTTGTCAGACGTCAGCTGCAGTGTAGTAGATGCAAGGGCATGGGACACAACAAATCAACATGTAAAGAGATTTTAGTGGAACAGTAA
- the LOC110797247 gene encoding uncharacterized protein isoform X1, giving the protein MAGKKLIAICQSGGEFETDNEGIMTYKGGEAHAIDIDDDMNFNAFKMEVAEMFNWSTDAMSMKYFLPGNNKILITISSDKDLLRMIKFHDCQMTVDIYVMIGEIIDPELSNLPVSRSSRTSLSQEMMPLDAPIDVVEDTNHDHDDVHFIAPLDIISNTDVKIDMPTEISPPAPLASSSDEKLVKAAHQWQNNITGVGQRFNSVAEFREALRKYAIANQFAFRYKKNDSHRVTVKCKAEGCPWRIHASRLSTTQLICIKKMNPEHTCEGGIHTTGYQATRSWVAGIIKEKLKVSPNYKPKDIVNDIKQEYGIQLNYFQAWRGKEIAKEQLQGSYKEAYKQLPSFCEKIMESNPGSLATFTTKDDSSFQRLFVSFHASLYGFQQGCRPLLFLDSIALKSKYQGTLLAVNAADGDDGVFPVAFAVVDAETDDNWRWFLLQLKSGMQTPGSITFVADRHKGLKESIAEIFEGSFHGYCLRYLTENLIRDLKGHFSHEVNRLLVEDFYAAAYASKLEDFQRYIDSIKSISIEAYEWVIRSEPEYWANTFFKGARYNHLSSNFGDMFYSWASEAHELPITQMVDVIRAKILDLICARKSESAQWLTRLTPSMEEKLEKENLKVSQLQVLISVGSTFEVRGDTVETVDIDQWECSCKVWQLTGLPCCHAVAVIGCMGRTLYEYCSQYFSVESYRLTYSETVNPVPSTNGSFQNDSSQAAVTVTVTPPPTRRPPGRPTKKLFGSQEVVRRQLQCSRCKGMGHNKSTCKEILVEQ; this is encoded by the exons ATGGCTGGGAAGAAGCTAATTGCAATTTGTCAATCGGGGGGCGAGTTTGAGACCGATAATGAGGGTATAATGACCTATAAAGGAGGAGAGGCTCATGCCATTGATATTGATGATGATATGAATTTCAATGCCTTTAAAATGGAGGTGGCTGAGATGTTCAATTGGAGCACAGATGCAATGTCTATGAAGTACTTTCTTCCTGGAAACAACAAGATACTCATTACAATATCCAGTGATAAGGACTTGTTGCGCATGATCAAGTTCCATGATTGTCAGATGACTGTTGATATCTATGTCATGATAGGAGAAATTATTGATCCTGAACTCTCTAACTTGCCTGTCAGTAG GTCGAGCAGAACCTCTTTATCTCAGGAAATGATGCCACTTGATGCCCCCATTGATGTGGTGGAGGATACTAATCATGATCATGATGATGTGCATTTTATTGCTCCTCTTGATATTATTTCCAATACCGATGTCAAGATCGATATGCCAACTGAAATTTCTCCACCAGCGCCCCTCGCTAGCTCCAGTGATGAGAAACTTGTGAAAGCTGCTCATCAATGGCAGAATAACATTACTGGTGTTGGTCAGAGATTCAATAGTGTTGCAGAGTTTCGTGAGGCGTTACGTAAATACGCAATTGCCAATCAATTTGCATTTAGATATAAGAAGAATGATAGTCACCGTGTGACTGTCAAATGCAAAGCCGAAGGTTGTCCTTGGAGAATTCATGCATCAAGGCTATCAACCACGCAGCTAATTTGTATCAAAAAGATGAACCCTGAACATACTTGTGAAGGAGGTATTCATACCACAGGTTATCAAGCAACTAGAAGTTGGGTTGCAGGTATTATAAAAGAGAAGTTGAAAGTGTCCCCAAATTACAAGCCCAAGGATATTGTAAATGATATTAAACAGGAATATGGAATTCAATTGAATTACTTCCAGGCGTGGCGCGGTAAAGAAATTGCCAAGGAGCAACTGCAAGGTTCTTATAAAGAAGCTTATAAGCAGTTACCAAGTTTTTGTGAAAAGATAATGGAGTCAAATCCGGGGAGTTTAGCTACTTTTACAACCAAAGATGATTCGAGTTTTCAACGTCTCTTTGTCTCATTTCATGCCTCGTTATACGGATTCCAGCAAGGTTGTCGGCCTCTACTTTTTCTTGATAGCATAGCGTTGAAGTCTAAGTACCAAGGAACACTTCTAGCTGTCAATGCTGCTGATGGGGATGATGGTGTCTTTCCAGTTGCTTTTGCTGTGGTTGATGCTGAAACTGATGATAACTGGCGATGGTTTTTATTGCAGTTGAAGTCAGGGATGCAGACACCTGGTTCAATAACATTTGTAGCAGACAGACATAAGGGGTTGAAGGAATCAATTGCTGAAATATTTGAGggttcatttcatggttactgttTAAGGTACTTGACTGAGAATCTTATTCGGGACCTGAAAGGGCATTTTTCTCATGAAGTGAACCGCCTCTTGGTTGAGGATTTCTATGCTGCTGCTTATGCTTCTAAGCTTGAAGATTTTCAGAGATACATTGACAGCATCAAGAGTATCTCCATAGAAGCTTATGAGTGGGTCATACGAAGTGAACCTGAATACTGGGCAAATACTTTCTTTAAGGGTGCAAGATATAATCATCTCTCATCAAACTTTGGTGATATGTTTTATAGCTGGGCATCAGAGGCACATGAGTTGCCCATAACACAGATGGTCGATGTTATCAGAGCTAAGATACTAGACCTAATTTGCGCACGGAAATCGGAGTCAGCACAGTGGTTAACGAGGCTAACTCCATCTATGGAAGAAAAACTGGAGAAGGAAAACTTGAAAGTCTCTCAACTTCAAGTTTTGATCTCAGTTGGTAGTACATTTGAAGTACGTGGAGACACCGTAGAAACAGTTGACATTGATCAATGGGAATGTAGTTGCAAAGTGTGGCAGTTGACTGGTTTACCTTGTTGCCATGCTGTAGCTGTTATTGGTTGCATGGGAAGAACTCTGTATGAATATTGTTCCCaatatttttcagttgaaagTTATAGGTTGACATACTCTGAGACGGTAAATCCTGTTCCAAGCACTAATGGGTCGTTTCAGAATGATTCATCTCAGGCTGCTGTGACAGTGACGGTTACACCTCCTCCTACACGTCGGCCTCCAGGCCGGCCCACAAAGAAGCTTTTTGGCTCACAGGAGGTTGTCAGACGTCAGCTGCAGTGTAGTAGATGCAAGGGCATGGGACACAACAAATCAACATGTAAAGAGATTTTAGTGGAACAGTAA